From a single Miscanthus floridulus cultivar M001 chromosome 8, ASM1932011v1, whole genome shotgun sequence genomic region:
- the LOC136472886 gene encoding RPM1-interacting protein 4-like, with protein sequence MAQQKNAHVPRFGNWDNDGNVPYTLYFENARKGKGAGGKMINPNDPAENPEAFSMAAPSPNRSEAPPAPTPPRHERRPSDAPPPPAAPVSPNPYAGSPYHHRHGGRAGGRAAGGYSVEQSPVHPYSSSESAGYGLVANSVDRSRAKGGSRGNETPTRGSAVPKFGDWDSNPASADGYTHIFNKVREEKQTQAGKQAAYGKDGARGNGAKQHHDDGYVSSKFSCFGWCKQ encoded by the exons ATGGCT CAGCAGAAGAACGCGCACGTGCCCAGGTTCGGCAACTGGGACAACGACGGCAACGTGCCGTACACGCTCTACTTCGAGAACGCGCGCAAGGGCAAGGGCGCCGGCGGCAAGATGATCAACCCCAACGACCCCGCCGAGAACCCGGAGGCCTTCTCCATGGCCGCGCCGTCGCCGAACCGCTCCGAAGCGCCGCCGGCGCCGACGCCTCCGCGGCACGAGCGCCGGCCCAgcgacgcgccgccgccgccggcggcgccggtgtcgcCCAACCCCTACGCCGGGTCGCCGTACCACCACCGCCACGGCGGAAGAGCCGGCGGGCGGGCCGCCGGAGGGTACAGCGTCGAGCAGTCGCCCGTGCACCCGTACAGCAGCTCCGAGAGCGCCGGGTACGGCCTCGTGGCCAACTCCGTCGACCGGTCCCGCGCCAAGGGCGGCTCGCGCGGCAACGAGACG CCGACGAGGGGCTCGGCGGTGCCCAAGTTCGGCGACTGGGACTCCAACCCGGCGTCAGCTGACGGCTACACGCACATCTTCAACAAGGTGAGGGAGGAGAAGCAGACCCAGGCGGGGAAGCAGGCGGCGTACGGCAAGGACGGCGCGCGTGGCAACGGCGCCAAGCAGCACCACGACGAcggctacgtctcatcg AAATTCTCATGCTTTGGATGGTGCAAGCAGTAG